In Arachis hypogaea cultivar Tifrunner chromosome 17, arahy.Tifrunner.gnm2.J5K5, whole genome shotgun sequence, a single window of DNA contains:
- the LOC112764999 gene encoding uncharacterized protein isoform X2, whose translation MLEAMEGSMNGGVPQLQSYGDSSEEELSVLPRHTKVVVTGNNRTKSVLVGLQGVVKKAVGLGGWHWLVLTNGIEVKLQRNALSVIEAPTGNEEDNDLEFENLSWNGSDMASDDRRKSHKSRHRMHRSLGSSHKTMSRSFSGDSLSKGSSASTPNGSTVYLSKLEMAALWRYWRHFNLVDAVPNPSKEQLVDVVQRHFMSQQMDELQVIVGFVQAAKRLKTVCD comes from the exons atgcttgaAGCAATGGAAGGTTCCATGAATGGAGGCGTCCCGCAGTTACAGAGCTATGGAGATAGCAGCGAGGAGGAGCTCTCGGTGCTTCCTCGTCACACGAAAGTGGTGGTTACCGGAAATAACCGCACGAAATCGGTGCTCGTTGGTCTCCAAGGCGTGGTCAAGAAGGCCGTTGGACTAGGCGGTTGGCATTGGCTG GTTCTTACAAATGGCATTGAAGTGAAGCTACAGCGGAATGCTCTTAGTGTGATTGAAGCACCCACTGGCAATGAGGAAGATAATGACCTTGAATTTGAAAACTTATCCTGGAATGGATCAGATATGG CATCCGACGACAGACGTAAGTCCCATAAATCGAGGCACAGAATGCATAGATCATTGGGATCATCACATAAGACTATGAGTAGGTCCTTCTCTGGTGATTCACTGTCTAAGGGTTCTTCTGCTTCTACGCCGAATGGGTCCACG GTTTATTTAAGTAAGCTGGAGATGGCTGCATTGTGGAGATATTGGCGACATTTTAATCTG GTGGATGCCGTCCCAAACCCATCAAAAGAGCAGCTGGTAGACGTTGTTCAGAGGCATTTCATGTCACAG CAAATGGACGAGTTGCAGGTCATTGTGGGATTTGTTCAAGCTGCAAAGAGGCTCAAGACTGTGTGCGATTGA
- the LOC112764999 gene encoding uncharacterized protein isoform X1 codes for MLEAMEGSMNGGVPQLQSYGDSSEEELSVLPRHTKVVVTGNNRTKSVLVGLQGVVKKAVGLGGWHWLVLTNGIEVKLQRNALSVIEAPTGNEEDNDLEFENLSWNGSDMASDDRRKSHKSRHRMHRSLGSSHKTMSRSFSGDSLSKGSSASTPNGSTKVYLSKLEMAALWRYWRHFNLVDAVPNPSKEQLVDVVQRHFMSQQMDELQVIVGFVQAAKRLKTVCD; via the exons atgcttgaAGCAATGGAAGGTTCCATGAATGGAGGCGTCCCGCAGTTACAGAGCTATGGAGATAGCAGCGAGGAGGAGCTCTCGGTGCTTCCTCGTCACACGAAAGTGGTGGTTACCGGAAATAACCGCACGAAATCGGTGCTCGTTGGTCTCCAAGGCGTGGTCAAGAAGGCCGTTGGACTAGGCGGTTGGCATTGGCTG GTTCTTACAAATGGCATTGAAGTGAAGCTACAGCGGAATGCTCTTAGTGTGATTGAAGCACCCACTGGCAATGAGGAAGATAATGACCTTGAATTTGAAAACTTATCCTGGAATGGATCAGATATGG CATCCGACGACAGACGTAAGTCCCATAAATCGAGGCACAGAATGCATAGATCATTGGGATCATCACATAAGACTATGAGTAGGTCCTTCTCTGGTGATTCACTGTCTAAGGGTTCTTCTGCTTCTACGCCGAATGGGTCCACG AAGGTTTATTTAAGTAAGCTGGAGATGGCTGCATTGTGGAGATATTGGCGACATTTTAATCTG GTGGATGCCGTCCCAAACCCATCAAAAGAGCAGCTGGTAGACGTTGTTCAGAGGCATTTCATGTCACAG CAAATGGACGAGTTGCAGGTCATTGTGGGATTTGTTCAAGCTGCAAAGAGGCTCAAGACTGTGTGCGATTGA